A region of Lycium barbarum isolate Lr01 chromosome 1, ASM1917538v2, whole genome shotgun sequence DNA encodes the following proteins:
- the LOC132638107 gene encoding uroporphyrinogen decarboxylase, chloroplastic: protein MSCIYSSLCATSISSKSPFPFRSNFKPKICCSVGGTVAEPKAINATEPLLLDAVRGKEVERPPVWLMRQAGRYMKSYQILCEKHPSFRERSENVDLVVEISLQPWKVFQPDGVILFSDILTPLSGMNIPFDIIKGKGPIIFDPPTTLTDVEKVREFIPAESVPYVGEALTILRKEVNNQAAVLGFVGAPFTLASYVVEGGSSKNFTKIKRLAFAEPKILHSLLQKFATSMTKYIRYQADNGAQAVQIFDSWATELSPVDFEEFSLPYLKQIVDAVKLTHPDLPLILYASGSGGLLERLLLTGVDVVSLDWTVDMADGRRRLGPNVAIQGNVDPGVLFGSKEFITNRINDTVKKAGKGKHILNLGHGIKVGTPEENVAHFFEVAKGLRY from the exons ATGTCTTGTATTTACAGCTCACTCTGCGCAACCTCAATTTCCTCTAAATCTCCATTTCCTTTTCGCTCTAATTTCAAGCCCAAAATCTGTTGTTCTGTTGGAG GAACTGTTGCTGAACCAAAAGCTATAAATGCAACCGAACCTTTGTTGCTTGATGCTGTTCGGGGTAAAGAAGTAGAAAGGCCTCCTGTTTGGCTTATGAGACAAGCAGGGAGGTACATGAAG AGTTATCAAATCTTATGTGAGAAACACCCATCCTTTCGTGAGAGATCAGAAAATGTAGATCTTGTGGTAGAGATTTCTCTACAGCCATGGAAAGTATTCCAGCCTGATGGG GTCATTTTGTTTTCAGATATTCTTACTCCTCTCTCTGGAATGAACATCCCTTTTGACATTATAAAGGGGAAGGGTCCTATCATATTTGATCCACCAACAACACTTACTGATGTTGAGAAAGTTAGAGAATTCATTCCTGCAGAATCAGTTCCATATGTTGGAGAAGCATTAACAATTTTACGGAAAGAG GTCAATAATCAAGCAGCAGTTCTGGGTTTCGTTGGGGCACCATTTACCTTGGCATCATATGTGGTTGAAGGTGGTTCCTCTAAGAACTTCACAAAAATTAAGAGATTAGCTTTTGCGGAGCCCAAG ATCCTTCATTCACTGCTTCAAAAATTTGCAACCTCAATGACTAAATATATCCGTTACCAAGCTGACAATGGAGCTCAAGCAGTTCAGATCTTTGATTCATGGGCCACAGAGCTAAGCCCAGTCGATTTTGAGGAGTTCAGTCTGCCATACTTAAAGCAAATAGTTGATGCAGTGAAACTAACCCATCCTGATCTCCCCTTGATTCTTTATGCAAGTGGATCAGGTGGCTTGCTGGAGAGACTACTCTTGACAGGAGTAGATGTAGTCAGTTTGGACTGGACAGTTGATATGGCTGATGGTAGGAGACGACTGGGTCCTAATGTGGCTATACAAGGTAATGTGGATCCTGGAGTGCTTTTTGGCTCCAAGGAATTTATTACCAACCGGATAAACGATACAGTGAAGAAAGCTGGTAAAGGGAAACATATTTTGAACCTTGGACATGGCATTAAAGTTGGTACACCTGAGGAAAATGTTGCTCATTTCTTTGAGGTTGCCAAAGGTCTTAGGTATTAG